The following proteins are co-located in the Sporosarcina pasteurii genome:
- a CDS encoding polyprenyl synthetase family protein gives MKGKLEQFIEAHTPRINDTLHTLLMKKDIPESLQSSMLYSIHAGGKRIRPLLVLATLEDLDVHADHALEVAAAIELIHTYSLIHDDLPSMDDDDMRRGKPTNHKVYGEAMAILAGDALQTLAFETLASLPNIRPEKSIELIRLLAIASGAKGMVAGQVLDLEGEKKSLTLQDLELIHLNKTGALLTYCIEAGGILADIEAEKMKAIKVYAENIGLAFQIQDDILDVTSTTEELGKNAGSDESSEKTTYPIVLGLEGAKKQLMHHHSLAKQSLAFLEKDDSLLALFADYIVERNF, from the coding sequence ATGAAGGGTAAACTAGAGCAATTTATTGAAGCGCACACACCGAGAATTAACGATACTTTACATACGCTTTTAATGAAAAAAGATATTCCAGAGAGTTTACAATCGTCTATGTTGTATTCAATTCATGCAGGTGGAAAACGAATTCGCCCATTACTAGTTTTAGCAACACTTGAAGACCTAGACGTTCATGCGGATCATGCATTGGAAGTCGCAGCAGCGATTGAACTAATTCATACATACTCTCTTATACACGATGATTTACCAAGCATGGACGATGACGATATGCGTCGAGGAAAACCGACGAATCATAAAGTGTACGGTGAAGCGATGGCGATACTTGCTGGAGATGCACTACAAACACTTGCTTTTGAAACATTAGCTAGTTTACCGAATATACGTCCAGAAAAAAGTATTGAATTGATTCGTTTATTAGCAATTGCATCTGGTGCAAAAGGGATGGTCGCTGGACAAGTTTTAGATCTTGAGGGCGAGAAAAAAAGTTTAACATTACAAGATTTAGAATTAATTCATTTAAATAAAACAGGTGCGCTACTTACCTATTGTATCGAGGCGGGTGGCATACTTGCAGATATAGAAGCCGAAAAAATGAAAGCGATTAAAGTCTATGCTGAAAATATAGGACTTGCCTTTCAAATTCAAGATGACATTTTAGATGTGACATCAACAACCGAAGAATTAGGTAAAAACGCTGGAAGTGACGAATCGAGTGAAAAGACAACTTATCCTATTGTTTTAGGGCTTGAAGGTGCTAAAAAACAATTGATGCACCATCATTCGCTAGCGAAACAATCATTAGCCTTTTTAGAAAAGGACGATTCTTTACTAGCGCTCTTTGCAGACTATATTGTAGAACGGAATTTTTAA
- the xseA gene encoding exodeoxyribonuclease VII large subunit, with protein sequence MTKNPYLTVQALTKYVKRKFDADPHLRQVYVKGELSNVTLHPSGHIYFTLKDDKSRIRAVMFKMNALKLKFRPENGMNVLIIGDVSVYEASGQYQLYVQTMQPDGIGALYLAFEQLKEKLEQEGLFNEKWKVPLPTYPATVGVVTAQTGAAIQDICSTISRRYPLAEILLFPAVVQGSQAAPSIVEAIEQANRYSGIDVLIVGRGGGSIEDLWAFNEEIVARAIFSSRIPVISAVGHETDTTIADFVADKRAPTPTAAAELAVPSREELIDRTLDRKRALYRAFSYKIKHEQKRLTTLQTSYPLQFPERLYRPFIEKHIHLDERLRRSPKSIIERDEVQLERLTNRLKTMSPMYRVNEAAREISVLTNRLMTTSTHDLKQRQNRFSSTVRMLTSLNPLHVIERGYSIVYQDEKVQKSVEKLEVGSTVDIKMQDGTAKAMIKSIHKDDLEES encoded by the coding sequence GTGACAAAAAATCCATATTTAACTGTCCAAGCATTAACGAAATATGTGAAAAGAAAGTTCGATGCGGATCCACATTTACGGCAAGTGTACGTGAAAGGAGAGCTTTCAAACGTCACGCTTCATCCGAGTGGACATATTTATTTCACTTTAAAAGATGACAAAAGTCGTATTCGTGCAGTTATGTTTAAAATGAACGCACTCAAATTAAAATTCAGACCAGAAAATGGCATGAACGTACTCATTATAGGGGATGTTTCTGTCTATGAAGCGAGCGGACAATATCAACTCTATGTCCAAACGATGCAACCGGACGGAATTGGTGCACTATATCTTGCGTTTGAACAATTGAAAGAAAAGCTGGAACAAGAAGGATTGTTTAATGAAAAATGGAAAGTTCCGTTACCTACTTACCCCGCTACGGTCGGTGTTGTAACAGCTCAAACAGGTGCAGCGATACAAGATATTTGTTCGACAATCTCAAGGCGTTACCCATTAGCTGAAATACTCTTATTTCCAGCCGTTGTCCAAGGTTCGCAAGCAGCACCATCCATTGTCGAGGCAATTGAACAGGCGAATCGTTATAGTGGCATCGATGTCCTTATTGTTGGACGTGGTGGTGGGTCTATTGAAGATTTGTGGGCATTTAACGAAGAAATTGTCGCGCGGGCTATTTTTTCTAGTCGCATTCCGGTAATTAGTGCTGTCGGACACGAAACGGATACGACGATTGCAGATTTTGTTGCGGATAAAAGAGCACCGACGCCGACAGCTGCTGCAGAATTAGCCGTTCCATCACGAGAAGAATTGATAGATAGAACACTCGATAGAAAACGTGCATTGTATCGTGCCTTCTCTTATAAAATAAAACATGAACAAAAACGATTAACAACGCTTCAAACCTCATATCCACTCCAATTCCCTGAACGACTTTATCGACCATTTATCGAAAAGCACATTCATCTGGATGAGAGGTTAAGGAGAAGTCCCAAATCCATCATTGAGCGAGATGAAGTCCAATTAGAACGATTAACCAATCGATTAAAAACGATGTCCCCAATGTACCGCGTCAATGAGGCCGCCCGTGAGATAAGTGTGTTAACGAATCGGTTAATGACAACATCTACACATGACTTAAAACAACGCCAAAATCGTTTTTCGTCAACTGTACGAATGTTAACTTCATTAAATCCCTTACATGTCATAGAACGGGGTTATTCCATCGTTTATCAAGATGAAAAAGTTCAAAAATCAGTAGAAAAATTAGAGGTCGGTAGTACGGTCGACATAAAAATGCAAGATGGTACCGCAAAAGCTATGATAAAATCAATTCATAAAGATGACTTGGAGGAGAGTTAA
- the nusB gene encoding transcription antitermination factor NusB: MNRRVAREKAIQTLFQLDNLDLSIEEAIAFIVKEESNHFYEHLVRGTMQHREEIDAALTENLENWSLDRLPKIERTILRLAVFELQYSEEAPERVIMNEAIELSKTFGDEKSGRFVNGVLSKFTTNK, translated from the coding sequence ATGAACAGACGAGTTGCACGAGAAAAAGCGATTCAAACGCTTTTCCAATTAGATAATCTAGATTTATCAATAGAAGAGGCGATTGCTTTTATTGTAAAAGAAGAATCGAATCACTTCTATGAACACTTAGTGCGCGGTACTATGCAGCATAGAGAGGAAATAGATGCTGCCCTTACAGAAAACTTGGAAAACTGGTCGCTAGATCGTTTGCCCAAAATAGAAAGAACTATTTTACGACTTGCGGTATTTGAATTGCAGTATAGTGAAGAGGCTCCTGAACGTGTCATTATGAATGAGGCAATCGAGCTAAGTAAAACATTTGGTGATGAAAAATCGGGTCGTTTTGTTAACGGTGTACTATCAAAATTTACGACAAATAAGTAA
- a CDS encoding exodeoxyribonuclease VII small subunit yields the protein MKEEPIRFEEAMLKLEEVVKKLEAGDVPLEDAITLYKEGMELSAFCQGKLQNAEKQLMSIIDVNGEKEPFEPTKGADNDEG from the coding sequence TTGAAAGAGGAGCCAATTCGCTTTGAAGAAGCAATGCTTAAATTAGAAGAAGTTGTAAAGAAACTTGAAGCCGGCGATGTCCCATTAGAAGACGCAATTACGCTCTACAAAGAAGGAATGGAATTGTCTGCGTTCTGTCAAGGGAAATTGCAAAATGCTGAAAAACAATTAATGTCTATTATTGATGTGAACGGTGAAAAAGAACCTTTCGAACCGACAAAAGGTGCAGACAATGATGAAGGGTAA
- the efp gene encoding elongation factor P, with protein MISVNDFRTGATIEVDGDIWRVIEFQHVKPGKGAAFVRSKLRNLRNGNINEKTFRGGERVKRAQIDNVKMQYLYANGSDHVFMNNETYDQLELSETQLEYELKFLKEGMEVHVIQFQGEVLGVQLPITVELEVTETEPGIKGDTASGGSKPATLETGLTVQVPFFVNQGDVLVVNTEEGEYVSRA; from the coding sequence ATGATTTCAGTGAACGATTTTAGAACAGGTGCAACTATTGAAGTGGACGGAGACATTTGGCGTGTAATCGAATTCCAACACGTTAAACCTGGTAAAGGTGCTGCCTTCGTTCGTTCGAAGCTTCGTAACTTACGTAATGGCAACATTAACGAGAAAACATTCCGTGGCGGCGAGCGAGTAAAAAGAGCCCAAATTGATAATGTTAAAATGCAATACTTATATGCGAATGGTTCTGACCATGTCTTCATGAATAATGAAACGTACGACCAACTTGAACTATCTGAAACTCAACTCGAGTATGAATTGAAATTCCTAAAAGAAGGAATGGAAGTACATGTCATTCAATTTCAAGGAGAAGTACTTGGGGTTCAATTACCAATTACAGTAGAACTTGAAGTCACTGAAACTGAGCCTGGCATCAAAGGTGACACGGCAAGCGGTGGTTCGAAGCCAGCTACATTAGAAACGGGCTTAACAGTTCAAGTACCATTTTTCGTAAACCAAGGTGATGTACTAGTGGTCAATACAGAAGAAGGCGAATATGTTTCACGCGCTTGA
- the folD gene encoding bifunctional methylenetetrahydrofolate dehydrogenase/methenyltetrahydrofolate cyclohydrolase FolD — protein MDEKLIDGRAIGNIIREEIKERVQNLKNKGCTPGLAVIIVGDDPASHTYVKNKQKSSVEAGMKSELIQLAATVSEQEILERIAQLNDDDTIHGILVQLPLPKHIDENRVILAIDSAKDVDGFHPVNVGKMIIGQNAYLSCTPYGIIKLLERTNTQIKGKHAVIIGRSNIVGKPMGQLLLQRDATVTYCHSRTKDLAHHTKQADILIVAIGMAKFIKADHVKEGAVVIDVGMNRDENGKLCGDVDFDDVKEKSSLITPVPGGVGPMTITMLLKNTLLSAERVCVSGKHEDK, from the coding sequence GTGGACGAAAAATTAATTGATGGAAGAGCAATAGGGAATATCATTCGTGAAGAAATTAAAGAGCGTGTACAAAATCTTAAAAATAAAGGATGTACTCCTGGACTAGCAGTAATCATTGTAGGAGATGACCCTGCTTCTCATACATATGTTAAAAACAAACAAAAATCAAGTGTTGAAGCAGGTATGAAATCCGAGTTGATTCAGTTGGCAGCTACGGTAAGTGAGCAAGAAATACTGGAACGTATTGCCCAATTAAATGACGATGATACGATTCATGGAATCCTTGTGCAATTACCTTTGCCAAAGCATATCGATGAAAATCGTGTGATTTTGGCCATTGATTCAGCGAAAGATGTGGACGGTTTTCATCCGGTGAATGTTGGAAAGATGATCATTGGTCAAAATGCTTATTTGTCTTGTACACCTTACGGAATCATTAAATTGCTTGAACGAACAAATACACAAATCAAAGGGAAGCATGCCGTTATCATTGGACGCAGTAATATTGTTGGTAAACCAATGGGCCAACTATTATTGCAGCGAGATGCAACAGTTACTTATTGTCATTCCCGAACAAAAGATTTAGCACACCATACAAAGCAAGCTGATATTTTGATTGTCGCAATTGGTATGGCGAAGTTTATTAAAGCGGATCATGTGAAAGAAGGCGCCGTTGTGATTGATGTCGGTATGAACCGAGATGAAAACGGAAAGTTATGTGGAGATGTAGATTTTGACGATGTGAAAGAAAAATCTTCACTGATAACGCCAGTACCTGGTGGAGTAGGACCGATGACGATTACGATGTTGCTCAAAAACACACTACTCAGTGCTGAACGGGTGTGCGTTTCGGGAAAACACGAAGATAAATAA
- a CDS encoding stage III sporulation protein AE — MITFLDSILGSIISSFAIIILSTFMALFIDFLFPSFKKWTRIILFFIVISVALQPAFQHFILIRNVAYSLSSMFIGIYPIITASILAAGGTFNFLNFQPAMLLFANGSILLADKLLIPLLATALLLDVATRLLPDVPFTRLAELIRTTLFGTVTAVVTAYSIFITVGGTMSWALSGIASEPVKELIQQNIPIIGSFMTESIGSIGRYSSGVTVFVGGWIISAVWTVALVPSLKTLVTALFYRWIAALVEPFTNEDITGLLDDIGKTLLVLCAISFLLAFAFIYTAIFVIILVKLLTVAK, encoded by the coding sequence ATGATTACCTTTTTAGACTCGATACTCGGATCTATTATTTCAAGTTTTGCCATCATTATTCTATCGACATTTATGGCGCTTTTCATTGATTTTCTTTTTCCGTCATTTAAAAAGTGGACGAGAATCATTTTATTTTTCATCGTGATCTCAGTGGCATTGCAACCTGCCTTTCAACATTTTATCTTAATTCGAAATGTCGCTTATTCGTTGTCGTCCATGTTCATAGGAATTTATCCGATCATTACAGCATCTATTTTAGCGGCAGGTGGGACGTTCAACTTTTTAAACTTTCAACCGGCAATGCTCTTATTTGCAAATGGATCTATTTTGTTGGCAGATAAATTACTTATTCCGCTATTAGCAACGGCATTATTATTAGATGTTGCAACTAGACTTCTACCTGATGTACCGTTCACACGTTTAGCTGAATTAATACGTACAACATTATTTGGAACGGTAACGGCCGTGGTGACTGCTTATTCAATATTTATTACTGTAGGGGGGACAATGTCATGGGCGCTTTCTGGTATCGCGAGTGAGCCTGTTAAAGAACTAATCCAGCAAAACATACCGATTATTGGTTCGTTTATGACCGAAAGTATTGGCTCGATTGGTCGTTATTCTTCGGGGGTCACTGTTTTTGTAGGAGGGTGGATTATTTCTGCGGTATGGACAGTTGCACTGGTCCCTTCTTTAAAAACGTTAGTAACAGCATTGTTTTACAGATGGATTGCGGCGCTTGTAGAACCATTTACAAATGAAGATATTACAGGGTTACTCGATGATATCGGAAAAACACTACTTGTTTTATGTGCGATTTCATTTCTGCTTGCGTTTGCATTCATCTACACTGCAATTTTCGTTATTATACTTGTCAAATTATTAACCGTCGCAAAGTGA
- a CDS encoding SpoIIIAH-like family protein yields MKTNKRTVWFLTLLSLVAVISIYYLNKKSPMPFDGITIFGDSDNPATITETTGNADKQPVFAESYLFETMRMEVRDERSQIQEQLTSKLNATEDSAEKNAVFDEMAQLVKQESAESLLEMQIIALGYADAFVRAEGNNVTVTVLSEDGHSNKQASEITHLVMSNWEDAKKVKVDFKGDS; encoded by the coding sequence ATGAAAACAAATAAGCGTACAGTATGGTTCTTAACTTTATTAAGCCTTGTAGCGGTTATCTCAATCTACTACTTGAACAAGAAATCGCCAATGCCATTTGATGGAATTACTATTTTTGGAGATTCCGATAATCCAGCGACGATCACGGAAACAACTGGCAATGCTGATAAACAACCGGTTTTTGCAGAAAGTTACTTATTTGAAACGATGCGAATGGAAGTTCGTGATGAGCGCAGTCAAATACAAGAACAATTGACTTCAAAATTAAATGCAACTGAAGATTCGGCAGAAAAGAATGCAGTATTTGATGAGATGGCTCAACTTGTCAAACAAGAATCAGCGGAATCCTTACTAGAAATGCAAATTATCGCATTAGGGTATGCGGATGCATTCGTTCGTGCTGAAGGGAATAATGTTACAGTTACAGTTTTATCCGAAGATGGACACTCTAATAAACAAGCGAGTGAAATTACACATCTTGTTATGAGTAACTGGGAAGATGCTAAAAAAGTAAAGGTGGATTTTAAAGGAGATTCATGA
- the accB gene encoding acetyl-CoA carboxylase biotin carboxyl carrier protein: MLKIQEIREIIKLIDKSSIEKFSYEADNTKVVLKKGSNGQTVVPVQVEQVEAQPVVTPVPEVKVEAKPQPVQQEIQAAPEVEVVHDESMHEVTSPMVGTFYAASSPEADAYVKIGDKVSDESVVCIVEAMKLFNEIEAEVSGEIVEILVKDGQLVEYGQPLFLVKTN; the protein is encoded by the coding sequence ATGTTAAAAATCCAAGAAATTCGAGAAATAATTAAGTTAATTGATAAGTCTTCGATCGAAAAGTTCTCATACGAAGCAGACAATACAAAAGTTGTCTTGAAAAAAGGAAGCAATGGGCAGACTGTCGTACCTGTTCAAGTTGAACAAGTAGAAGCACAGCCGGTTGTTACACCAGTACCGGAAGTTAAAGTAGAGGCAAAACCACAACCGGTTCAACAGGAAATACAAGCAGCACCAGAAGTAGAAGTTGTACATGATGAGTCTATGCATGAAGTTACGTCTCCAATGGTTGGAACGTTCTATGCAGCATCCTCACCTGAAGCTGATGCATACGTGAAAATTGGAGATAAAGTTTCGGACGAGTCTGTCGTTTGTATTGTTGAAGCTATGAAGCTATTCAATGAAATTGAAGCGGAAGTTTCAGGGGAAATTGTAGAAATTCTTGTGAAGGACGGCCAGCTTGTCGAATATGGACAACCCCTCTTCCTTGTAAAAACAAACTAA
- a CDS encoding Asp23/Gls24 family envelope stress response protein, with product MADKEMPSFVGMAPSEDEALGRVQLAPEVLEVIIGIATNEVKGVAHTRGNFATGVAEKLGRTQHGKGVKTSWSEDGLTVDVYCVVQYGFSVREVAFEIQKQVRNAIYNMTSLETKEVNIHITGIESETV from the coding sequence ATGGCAGATAAAGAAATGCCTTCATTTGTCGGAATGGCACCATCCGAAGATGAAGCATTAGGGCGTGTTCAGCTTGCTCCAGAAGTACTTGAGGTCATTATCGGCATTGCGACGAATGAAGTAAAAGGTGTCGCGCATACTAGAGGAAATTTCGCCACTGGTGTTGCTGAAAAATTAGGACGCACACAACATGGTAAAGGCGTAAAAACAAGTTGGTCAGAAGATGGCCTAACGGTAGATGTTTATTGTGTCGTCCAATATGGTTTTTCAGTACGTGAAGTTGCATTTGAAATTCAAAAACAAGTACGCAATGCAATTTACAATATGACTTCACTTGAAACAAAAGAAGTAAATATTCATATTACTGGCATAGAATCCGAAACAGTATGA
- the aroQ gene encoding type II 3-dehydroquinate dehydratase translates to MKLLVMNGPNLNRLGKREPTIYGRESLQDIENSLLEIAKEHAIQLSFFQSNTEGFLIDRIHEAADEGIDGIIFNPGAYTHYSIALRDAIASVGIDVIEVHISNIHNRESFRQESVIAPVCIGQLTGFGTDGYSLALHAFLLRQKGE, encoded by the coding sequence GTGAAACTATTAGTCATGAATGGACCGAATTTAAATCGTCTTGGCAAAAGAGAACCAACGATTTATGGACGAGAATCGCTTCAAGATATAGAAAATAGCTTACTCGAAATAGCAAAGGAACATGCGATTCAGCTATCATTTTTTCAGTCTAATACGGAAGGTTTTTTAATTGATCGAATTCATGAAGCTGCAGATGAAGGGATAGATGGCATTATTTTCAATCCAGGCGCTTACACACATTATAGCATTGCTTTACGAGACGCCATTGCATCGGTTGGAATTGATGTCATTGAAGTTCATATATCTAATATACATAACCGTGAATCGTTCAGACAAGAGTCGGTTATTGCGCCAGTCTGTATTGGTCAATTAACCGGTTTTGGGACTGATGGATACTCATTGGCACTTCATGCATTCCTCCTCCGACAAAAGGGAGAATGA
- the accC gene encoding acetyl-CoA carboxylase biotin carboxylase subunit, with protein MVKKILIANRGEIAVRIIRACKELGIETVAVYSEADEEALHVELADEAYCIGPRLSTDSYLNFSNIISTAKLTDCDGIHPGYGFLAENASFAELCEEVNIKFIGPTSDAISRMGTKDVARETMREAGVPIVPGSTGIVADEHEALEIAEKIGFPVIIKATAGGGGKGIRIANNKEELITGVKITQKEAAAAFGNPGVYLEKYIEIFRHVEVQVLADQFGHTIHLGERDCSIQRRMQKLVEEAPSPAITPELRQEMGEAAVKAAKAVNYEGAGTVEFIFDHINNKFYFMEMNTRIQVEHTITEMITGVDLIKEQIKIASGEKLALQQDDIQLNGWSIECRINAENPARNFMPSPGKVEMYMPPGGFGVRVDSAMYTGYTIPPFYDSMVAKLIVHADTREEAVLRMKRALDEFIIEGVETTIPFHFRLMGDEVFKSGDFDTKFLEKYDIMK; from the coding sequence ATTGTGAAGAAAATATTAATTGCAAACCGTGGAGAGATTGCAGTACGCATCATCCGCGCATGTAAAGAATTAGGGATTGAAACAGTTGCGGTTTATTCAGAAGCTGATGAAGAGGCCTTACATGTAGAGTTAGCAGATGAAGCGTATTGTATCGGCCCAAGGTTATCGACGGATAGCTATTTAAATTTCTCAAATATCATTAGTACAGCAAAGTTAACCGACTGTGATGGCATTCATCCTGGATACGGGTTTCTTGCAGAAAATGCAAGTTTCGCTGAACTATGTGAAGAAGTCAATATTAAATTTATCGGACCTACTTCCGATGCCATTTCAAGAATGGGGACGAAAGACGTTGCGCGTGAAACTATGCGTGAAGCGGGTGTTCCAATCGTTCCAGGTTCAACAGGTATCGTAGCTGATGAACATGAAGCGCTTGAGATTGCTGAAAAGATTGGTTTCCCAGTCATTATAAAAGCAACTGCTGGCGGCGGCGGTAAAGGGATACGTATCGCTAACAATAAAGAAGAGTTAATTACAGGTGTAAAGATTACACAAAAAGAAGCTGCGGCTGCATTTGGTAATCCAGGCGTTTACCTTGAAAAATATATTGAGATATTCCGCCACGTTGAAGTACAGGTGCTCGCAGATCAATTTGGTCATACGATTCACTTAGGTGAACGTGATTGTTCTATTCAGCGCCGTATGCAAAAGCTAGTGGAAGAAGCTCCATCACCAGCAATTACACCTGAACTTCGTCAAGAAATGGGGGAAGCAGCTGTCAAAGCTGCAAAAGCTGTTAATTATGAGGGCGCGGGAACCGTTGAGTTTATTTTCGACCACATTAATAACAAGTTCTATTTCATGGAAATGAATACACGTATTCAAGTAGAGCATACGATTACTGAAATGATTACAGGTGTTGACCTGATAAAAGAACAAATTAAAATTGCATCAGGCGAAAAGCTGGCATTACAACAAGATGATATTCAGTTAAACGGTTGGTCGATTGAATGTCGGATAAATGCAGAAAATCCAGCGCGCAACTTTATGCCTTCACCGGGTAAAGTAGAAATGTATATGCCGCCAGGTGGTTTTGGTGTGCGTGTTGATTCGGCAATGTATACCGGTTACACAATTCCACCATTTTATGATTCTATGGTTGCCAAGCTAATTGTTCACGCTGATACTCGTGAAGAAGCAGTTTTAAGAATGAAACGTGCACTGGATGAGTTTATTATTGAAGGTGTTGAAACAACAATTCCGTTTCATTTTAGATTGATGGGCGATGAAGTGTTTAAATCAGGGGACTTTGATACGAAGTTTCTTGAGAAATATGACATAATGAAGTAA
- a CDS encoding SpoIIIAC/SpoIIIAD family protein, translated as MELNDLLRIAGIGLVIGILHVFFEQTGKKDFSFFLFIFAYIYITAELLRFLRVFFIEISEFFQWLAMSF; from the coding sequence ATGGAGCTAAATGATTTACTTAGGATTGCCGGTATCGGTTTAGTCATTGGAATATTGCATGTGTTTTTTGAGCAGACAGGAAAGAAAGACTTTTCTTTTTTTCTATTTATCTTTGCGTATATTTATATTACAGCAGAGCTCCTACGCTTTCTGAGAGTTTTCTTCATTGAAATATCCGAATTTTTCCAGTGGTTGGCGATGTCGTTCTAA
- a CDS encoding Xaa-Pro peptidase family protein, with the protein MRNLKLTNLRKQLEKEHIDALLITNPYNRRYMTEFTGTAGVALVSAKDAVFITDFRYTEQAEKEIEGYRIVQHTKTIIEEVAAQVKNMNVKTVGFEKDDLSFGLYELYNKEIEAELKPVSGIVEKLRMVKTTEELEILQQAAKIADDAFQHIIDYIRPGITELDVSNELEFFMRKQGATSSSFSIIVASGLRSALPHGVATDKVIESGDFVTLDYGALYNGYISDITRTVAVGEPSEKLKEIYAVTLEAQERALQSIKPGMTGIEADRIAREYIASKGYGEAFGHSTGHGIGLEVHEGPALSFRSETVLEPNMVVTVEPGIYLPEIGGVRIEDDIVITEDGNKRLTFATKELLIL; encoded by the coding sequence ATGAGAAATTTGAAACTAACAAATTTACGTAAACAATTGGAAAAAGAACATATTGATGCCTTGCTCATTACGAATCCTTATAACCGCCGCTATATGACCGAATTTACGGGGACAGCTGGCGTTGCGCTTGTTTCAGCAAAAGATGCGGTATTTATTACAGATTTCAGGTATACTGAACAAGCGGAAAAAGAAATCGAAGGATATCGTATCGTTCAACATACGAAAACAATCATTGAAGAAGTAGCAGCGCAAGTAAAAAATATGAATGTCAAAACAGTTGGATTCGAGAAAGATGACTTATCATTTGGTCTCTACGAATTATACAATAAAGAAATTGAGGCAGAATTAAAACCTGTTTCAGGAATTGTTGAAAAGCTTCGCATGGTCAAAACTACCGAGGAACTTGAGATTTTACAACAAGCAGCTAAAATTGCGGATGACGCATTCCAACATATTATTGACTATATTCGACCAGGAATTACAGAGCTTGACGTTTCAAATGAGTTAGAGTTTTTCATGAGAAAACAAGGGGCGACTTCTTCATCATTTTCAATTATTGTGGCGTCGGGATTAAGAAGTGCACTTCCTCATGGTGTTGCGACAGATAAAGTGATTGAGTCGGGAGACTTCGTCACATTGGATTACGGCGCGCTTTACAACGGGTATATCTCTGATATTACAAGAACCGTTGCTGTCGGTGAGCCATCTGAAAAGCTGAAAGAAATTTATGCTGTAACACTTGAGGCGCAGGAACGTGCATTACAAAGTATTAAACCGGGTATGACAGGTATTGAAGCGGATCGAATTGCTAGAGAGTATATTGCTTCTAAAGGATATGGTGAAGCATTTGGGCATTCTACTGGGCATGGCATCGGACTCGAAGTACATGAAGGACCAGCATTGTCATTCAGATCCGAAACTGTTTTAGAACCAAATATGGTTGTGACAGTAGAGCCTGGTATTTACTTGCCAGAAATTGGCGGCGTTCGTATTGAAGATGATATCGTGATTACGGAGGACGGCAATAAACGATTAACATTCGCAACGAAAGAATTACTCATACTATAA